Genomic DNA from Luteolibacter arcticus:
CGGCGTCCGGGCTTGGGAAAAGCAGTCTCGGCACCTCTTCAGCCCGTCACGCGCATCGGCATGATCACGTAGAGGAAGCTGCCATCGATGCGGACGACGCCGGGGCTCATCTCGTCGATCAGGTCGAGGTAAACGGTGTCGCTTTCGAGGTTGCGCAGCGGGGCCATCAGGAACTCCGGATTGAACGCGATCTGCATCGCCTTGCCGCCGTAGGCGACCTCCATCGTTTCGCGAGCTTCACCGACATCCGGCGAGTTGGCGGTGACTTCCACGACATTCTCGCCGAAGACGAGCTTCACCGAGTTCGACTTGTCGGAAGACAGCAGCGAAACGCGGCGGACGGTGTCGAGGGTCGATTCACGTGGCAGCTCGACGCGCTCGGTCGAGTCGCCCGGGATCACTTGGCGGTAGTTCGGGTAGTTGCCCTCGATCAGCTTGCTGATCAGCAGGTGCTCCCCGATGGAGAAGGAAATCTGGCTGTCGGAAAGGCGGATGAGCACTTCGCCGGCTTCGCCGAGCAAGCGCTGGAGTTCTTGGACCGCCTTGGTCGGCACGATCACGTCGGTCTCGTGGCTGGCCGGGAAATCGAGGTCGTTCTCGACCATCGCGAGGCGGCGGCCGTCGGTGGCGACGAGCGTCAGCTTGCCATCGCGGAACGAGGTGTAGATGCCGTTCAGCACGTAGCGGGTCTCGTCGGTCGAGATCGCATAGGAAGTCTTCTTGAGGCCGTCGCGCAGCAATTGCTGCGGCATGCGGAATTCCTTGGCGCCGTCGAAGTCCGGGAGCGGCGGGAAGTCGTCCTGGCCCAGGCCGATGATCTTGAAGAACGACGGGCCGCTCTGGATCGAGGCGACATTCTTGGCATCGACGGTGATCTCGACCTCGCTGGCCGGAAGCTCGCGGACGATGTTGACGAGGCGCTTGGCCGGCAGAGTAGTCGCGCCTTCCTTTTCGATCTTGGCCTCGACCGAGCCGGTGATGCCGACATCAAGGTCCGTGGTGGTAAACGTCAGACGGCCGTTTTTCGCCACCAGCAACACGTTCGAAAGGATCGGCAGGGTCGTGCGGGTGCTGACCACGTGCTGGACCTTCTGCAGCCCCTCAAGGAGGGCTTCTTTGGAAATGCTGAACTTCATGGGGAAAAGCGGGAGACGCGTTGGCTGGGCGCGATGCTCTCCGCAATCTCTAACCCTTGGCAAGCCAATCTATCGGGAATGCCATGGAAGGCCGCCCACTTCGGACGACCTCCCGGAATTTCAAAAAATCCCCGGCGGTTTCAACGCCTCAACGAGGCCTCGATCACCCCGATCGAATCCCGGGTCGAGGGGTCCAGTTCCATCTGCGCGGTGATCCGTTTTACCGCATGGATGACCGTCCCGTGATCCCGTCCGCCGAAGGCCTCGCCGATCTCCATGAGAGACTGCTTGGTGAGCGTCCGGCTCAGGTACATGGCGATCTGGCGGGGAAAAGCGATGCTGGCCGGGCGGCGGCGACTGGTCATGTCGGCCAGACGCACGTCATAATGGTCGGCCACGGCACGCTGGATGGAGTCGACGGTCACCTGCTTGCCTGTTTCCTCCCGCAGCAGGTCGCGCAGCAGGTGCTCCACGCGATCCTCGGTCACGCGCTCGCCGGCGAGCGAGGCAAAGGTGGCCACCCGCATGAGGGCGCCCTCGAGGCGGCGGACATTGCTGCGGATGCGCTCAGCCAGGAAACGGATGATCCCCTCCTCGACCTTCACCTT
This window encodes:
- the dnaN gene encoding DNA polymerase III subunit beta, which translates into the protein MKFSISKEALLEGLQKVQHVVSTRTTLPILSNVLLVAKNGRLTFTTTDLDVGITGSVEAKIEKEGATTLPAKRLVNIVRELPASEVEITVDAKNVASIQSGPSFFKIIGLGQDDFPPLPDFDGAKEFRMPQQLLRDGLKKTSYAISTDETRYVLNGIYTSFRDGKLTLVATDGRRLAMVENDLDFPASHETDVIVPTKAVQELQRLLGEAGEVLIRLSDSQISFSIGEHLLISKLIEGNYPNYRQVIPGDSTERVELPRESTLDTVRRVSLLSSDKSNSVKLVFGENVVEVTANSPDVGEARETMEVAYGGKAMQIAFNPEFLMAPLRNLESDTVYLDLIDEMSPGVVRIDGSFLYVIMPMRVTG